From one Lotus japonicus ecotype B-129 chromosome 3, LjGifu_v1.2 genomic stretch:
- the LOC130745591 gene encoding uncharacterized protein LOC130745591 codes for MEREGPPLNDLCSVCHGNFHIPCQANCSHWFCANCIMLVWNHGSAIQPCKCPLCRRPITLLVPTEQDSASHRQEPEVAHVLSQIQTYNRFFGARSSGPLQRMLDLPFLLRRLAREFLDPQRSLPLVIRARVYIAMIISAIYVFSPIDIIPEGIWGVVGLLDDLLIVLIFFLHVAALYRSVLYRRHGGS; via the exons ATGGAGCGGGAAGGTCCTCCATTGAACGATCTCTGCTCAGTGTGCCATGGAAACTTCCACATTCCATGCCAAGCAAATTGCTCTCACTGGTTCTGCGCCAACTGCATCATGCTGGTGTGGAACCATGGATCTGCGATTCAACCATGCAAATGCCCCCTCTGTCGCCGCCCCATTACGCTCCTGGTTCCTACCGAACAAGACTCCGCGTCGCACCGCCAGGAACCTGAAGTCGCTCACGTTCTCTCCCAAATTCAAACCTACAATCGCTTCTTCGGTGCCCGTTCCTCTGGTCCCCTTCAA AGAATGCTGGATCTCCCTTTTCTGCTGCGAAGGCTTGCTCGGGAATTCTTGGACCCTCAGAGATCACTTCCTCTTGTCATCAGAGCTCGTGTTTATATTGCA atgaTAATAAGTGCTATATACGTCTTTAGCCCCATTGACATCATTCCTGAAG GGATATGGGGAGTAGTTGGTCTCCTGGATGATCTCCTTATTgtgctcatcttcttcttgcaTGTTGCTGCCCTTTATAGATCAGTGCTTTACCGCCGTCATGGTGGTTCCTGA
- the LOC130745590 gene encoding DNA mismatch repair protein MLH1, protein MEERASGSEKEMEPPKIQRLSESVVNRIAAGEVIQRPVSAVKELLENSLDAGSTSINLLIKDGGLKLIQVSDDGHGVRFEDLPILCERHTTSKLSAFEDLQSIKSMGFRGEALASMTYVGHVTVTTITKGKLHGYRVSYRDGVMEHEPKPCAAVKGTQIMVENLFYNMAARRKTLQSSSDDYSKIVDLVSRFAIHHTNVGFSCRKHGAVKADVHTVSTSSRLDAIRSVYGVSVARNLVEIEASDNDPSTSCFEMHGYISNANHAAKKITMVLFINDRLVEWSALKRAVEIVYAATLPKASKPFIYISIVLPPENIDVNVHPTKREVSVLNQEVIIEKIQSVVESTMRSSNEARTFQEQTAGQSSLSLINASKEVKHSPTPTGSRSQKVPVHKLVRTDSLDPAGRLHAYMQTMPDSNLEKNINLNAVRSSVRQRRNPKDSTKLTSLDQLRDEINSNCDPGMMDIVRHCTYVGMADDIFALLQHNTHLYLANVVNLSKELMYQQVLSRFAHFNAIQLSDPVPLKDLIILALKEEDLDSECNDDDEFKEKIAEMNTELLKQKVEMLEEYFGIHIDEHGNISRLPVILDQYTPDMDRIPEFALSLGNDVDWEDEKNCIQAVSAALGNFYAMHPPMLPNPSGEGLSFYKKRKLIDSCAEENTCDITGNDVDDQVEHELLSEAETAWAQREWSIQHVLFPSMRLFFKPPVSMASNGTIVQVASLDKLYKIFERC, encoded by the exons ATGGAAGAGCGCGCCAGTGGGAGCGAGAAGGAAATGGAACCACCCAAAATCCAGCGCCTGAGCGAGTCGGTGGTGAACCGAATCGCCGCCGGCGAGGTCATCCAACGCCCAGTCTCCGCCGTCAAGGAGCTCTTGGAGAACAGCCTCGACGCCGGCTCCACCTCCATCAACCTCCTCATCAAAGACGGTGGTCTCAAACTCATCCAAGTCTCCGACGACGGCCACGGAGTTCGA TTCGAGGATCTTCCGATACTGTGCGAGCGCCACACGACATCGAAGCTGTCTGCGTTTGAGGATTTGCAGAGCATCAAGTCCATGGGGTTTAGGGGAGAAGCTCTCGCCAGCATGACCTATGTCGGCCACGTTACtgtcaccaccatcaccaaagGCAAATTGCACGGTTACAG GGTATCCTATAGAGATGGTGTCATGGAGCATGAACCCAAGCCATGTGCTGCTGTGAAAGGAACACAGATAATG GTTGAGAATCTATTCTATAACATGGCGGCGAGGAGGAAGACGCTGCAAAGTTCCTCTGATGATTACTCAAAGATTGTGGACTTGGTGAGCCGGTTTGCTATTCATCATACCAATGTTGGTTTCTCTTGCAGAAAG CATGGAGCTGTGAAAGCGGATGTTCACACAGTTTCCACATCTTCGAGGCTTGATGCCATCAGATCAGTTTATGGGGTCTCAGTTGCTCGCAATCTGGTTGAAATTGAAGCTTCAGACAATGATCCATCTACTTCATGTTTTGAGATGCATGGTTATATATCCAATGCAAATCATGCAGCCAAGAAAATTACAATGGTGCTTTTCATCAATG ATAGATTGGTTGAGTGGTCTGCATTGAAGAGAGCTGTTGAAATTGTTTATGCAGCAACATTACCCAAAGCATCTAAACCCTTTATATATATTTCAATTGTTTTACCGCCTGAGAATATTGATGTAAATGTGCATCCGACAAAGAGAGAG GTTAGTGTTTTAAATCAGGAAGTTATCATTGAGAAGATACAGTCGGTGGTTGAATCAACAATGAGGAGTTCCAATGAGGCACGGACATTTCAAGAACAA ACAGCTGGGCAATCTTCATTGTCTCTTATTAATGCAAGCAAGGAGGTTAAACATAGCCCTACACCAACGG GCTCAAGATCACAGAAAGTACCAGTTCATAAATTGGTTAGAACAGATTCATTAGATCCTGCAGGAAGATTACATGCCTACATGCAAACTATGCCTGATAGCAATCTTGAGAAGAATATTAATTTGAATGCAGTAAG GTCCTCAGTTAGACAAAGAAGGAACCCAAAAGATTCTACGAAACTCACCAGCCTTGACCAACTTCGTGATGAGATCAATAGCAATTGTGACCCTG GCATGATGGACATTGTAAGGCATTGCACATATGTTGGAATGGCAGATGATATTTTCGCTTTGCTTCAGCACAATACTCATCTTTATCTTGCGAATGTTGTAAACTTGAG CAAAGAGCTTATGTATCAGCAAGTTCTGAGCCGTTTTGCCCATTTCAACGCCATTCAACTTAGTGATCCAGTCCCCTTGAAAGACTTGATAATATTGGCACTTAAGGAAGAGGATTTAGATTCAGAATGTAATGATGATGACGAATTTAAGGAGAAGATTGCAGAA ATGAACACAGAACTGCTGAAACAGAAGGTTGAAATGCTGGAGGAGTATTTTGGCATTCATATTGATGAACATGGAAATATCTCTAGACTTCCGGTGATACTTGACCAATATACTCCTGACATGGATCGCATCCCTGAGTTTGCGCTTAGTTTAGGCAATGAT GTTGATTGGGAAGATGAGAAAAACTGTATTCAAGCCGTTTCAGCTGCTCTGGGAAATTTTTATGCTATGCATCCACCTATGTTGCCTAATCCATCTGGTGAGGGCTTGTCTTTTTACAAGAAGAGAAAACTGATTGACAGTTGTGCTGAGGAGAATACTTGTGATATTACAG GGAATGATGTTGATGATCAAGTTGAGCATGAATTGCtttctgaagctgagacagcttGGGCCCAGCGTGAATGGTCAATACAGCATGTGCTTTTTCCATCCATGAGACTTTTTTTCAAACCACCTGTTTCTATGGCTAGCAATGGAACCATTGTTCAG GTGGCTTCATTGGATAAACTTTACAAGATTTTTGAAAGATGCTAG